The following are from one region of the Silene latifolia isolate original U9 population chromosome 9, ASM4854445v1, whole genome shotgun sequence genome:
- the LOC141600843 gene encoding zinc finger BED domain-containing protein DAYSLEEPER-like: protein MAVVLDPHSKLTVLELTLTDLYDKEKGEELASNVKNFAYSLFDEYRAMYSYPQSGPINNDQHQDQEDMRLGETMNYVQSLKERAKRLKGSGGNMRSEFVRYLNEVLGEDEEGLDALTWWRLNAHRYPIVSRMARDILAIPLSTVASESAFSAGGRHLDSFRSSLTPEVMN from the coding sequence ATGGCTGTGGTCCTTGATCCTCACTCAAAGTTAACGGTTCTTGAGTTGACACTTACTGATTTATATGATAAAGAAAAGGGAGAGGAATTGGCTAGTAATGTCAAAAATTTTGCTTATTCTCTATTTGACGAGTATAGAGCCATGTATTCTTACCCTCAAAGTGGACCAATAAATAATGATCAACACCAAGATCAGGAAGATATGAGGTTAGGAGAAACCATGAACTATGTGCAAAGCCTTAAAGAGAGGGCCAAAAGACTCAAAGGGTCAGGTGGGAATATGAGGAGTGAGTTTGTGAGATACTTAAATGAGGTGTTAGGAGAGGATGAAGAGGGACTTGACGCATTGACATGGTGGCGACTCAATGCCCATCGATATCCAATTGTTTCACGCATGGCACGTGATATATTGGCTATACCATTGTCTACTGTTGCATCGGAATCTGCTTTTAGTGCAGGAGGTCGACATCTCGATTCATTTAGGAGTTCTTTGACCCCTGAGGTAATGAATTAA